The DNA sequence GCGTTCATTCTCCTGCAAATCAGCACTCACTGACAACCATTTCTTAGTATAATTCAACTACTTCATGGATCGGTCAATCTCATGAAGCAGATCGATGAGAATCGCGTCCTGAGGCCACATATGCCCTTGATGCCAATTCAACTTGGCATCCCAATGTCCCGGACAAGAATGAACTGCGTGCCCAACGTCGATATACTTGCTTGCCCCAAATGCGTAACTCACTTCAAGAATGAATGGTTGCTGGCTTTCGCCTATTACAAAGTCATAGGCCAGACTTTGAGACCCGATTTTATTCGCTACATCGAACGCGATCTCTACACATTTTTGGTTGACTCTGTGGGGATCATACACGTTTTCACCACTCCCAGAGGCTCGAAAATCACCTAGGGGAACGTTTCTCGTAAAAGCGAACGCCCGGTCGCCAATGACGACCACACGTGTATCAAAATTGTTGCCGGGAATGAAGTCTTGGAAGTACACATATCCCTTCTCGTTCCCCATCATCCTTCTGGCAACACTGATCTTTGCCAAGACTTGCGGAATCCGCCGAACTACGTTTAGCAGCTCACCTCGCTCCCGTGCGGTCTGGTAGCGCTTCAAAGCATCCTGCCCATAGTGTGGTATAGGTGAAAATCCTGAAGA is a window from the Candidatus Nitrospira nitrificans genome containing:
- a CDS encoding ATP-grasp domain-containing protein, which encodes MTAQLAIHHRSKSWSDRWIAYCDMHAIPYKLVNCLDSDILRQLTTCDGLLWHWSHGDAREQLVARHAIRAAEMMGVKVFPSTSTCWHFDDKIAQKYLLEAIGAPLVPTHVFYDLKDAFCWIGQASFPKVFKLRRGAGSKNVRLVYSATEARALAERAFSSGFSPIPHYGQDALKRYQTARERGELLNVVRRIPQVLAKISVARRMMGNEKGYVYFQDFIPGNNFDTRVVVIGDRAFAFTRNVPLGDFRASGSGENVYDPHRVNQKCVEIAFDVANKIGSQSLAYDFVIGESQQPFILEVSYAFGASKYIDVGHAVHSCPGHWDAKLNWHQGHMWPQDAILIDLLHEIDRSMK